The sequence GCGGATAATCCTTAGTGGTTTTGATAAGCGTAAAATCATCCGGAATGTAAGGGTTCAGTTCCGGCAACGTCAACGCAATCTCTCCAGCCTTCTTTTGCCAGGCAGCGAAGGTCTGGTCGCCGATCTTGTCTACCTGATAAGGTGCATCGACAAAGTAGGCGGTTTTGTTATGCGGTTCGTTCGGGCTGATGTACCAGATACGGGCATTCTGCGGGGTCATCATCGCCAGGCGCGCTTTTAACGCCGCCGCATCATAGCGATCGGCAATATTGACCGCATCGAGGGTGTGTTCCACCGGCACGCGGATCATGGTATCCGCCAGCCACTCCACATAATCCATGTCGCGGGTGATGGACGGGTAACGGAAATCGAGATCCAGCACATGAGCGAGTTCATCAAAATAGCGCTTATCGACGCCTTTCTCACGCAGCAAAGAGAGGTAGCTGAAGATAGCGGCAACCACTTCATCACGGTTGGCCTGCCCTTTGTCGGTCAGGGTGGCGGAGATTGCCAGCACGCCGCTGTTGCCGTTTACAACAGGATCGGAATCGGCGCGAATCCCTTCCACCAGCCCCTGTTTTTGCAGCCAGTCGGATAATGTTCCCGGACTGCGGTTACCAATCAGGTAGGTCACCAGCTCGTCGGTTTTGCTGCGAAACTGTGCGGTGTTGTTATCAATGCGGAACTCAACGCGCAGCACCTTGCGGGGCATGGCAGGAACGTAGTGGATGACGATCCCTTTTTGCGCGTCCGTGACAACCGGCACGTCAATCTTGGGCAGGTCGATATTTTTATTTGGCACCCGGCCAAACGTTTTTGCCGCCAAACCAGCCAGTTCAGGCAGCGGTTTGTTGCTGTAAATAACCGCCTTCATCAGGTTGGCTGAGTAGTATTTGTCGCGAAACGCATGCAGAGCATCAATGACCGGGCTGCCGGGTTTATCGCTGAGCGTCTCCAGATTGCCGCCCGAGAAGCGTGCACCTGGGTGCGCCGGGTTGATCGTCTCAGCGCTGACCTGCGCCATACGCATACCGTCTCGGGTACGGGCCATCGTCAGTTCGGCATTCACCGCATTGCGTTCGCGATCGGCGTACTTTTTATCCAGCAGCGGCGCGGCGATAGCATCCGCAAGACGATCAACCGCCCCGTCCAGCGCGTCATTTTCGACTTCGAGATAAAAGGCCGTGCGGTAAGGTGCCGTGCTGGCATTGTGGCTGCCGCCATGCATTTTTAGAAATTCGGACAGGCTATCCGGCTGCGGATACTTCTTTGACCCCATTAACGTCATGTGTTCGAGGTAATGCGCCAGCCCCGGATGAGCCTCAGGATCTTCCAGCGATCCAATTGGCACGACCAATGCCGAGAGGGATTTCACCGCCTGCGGATCGGAAACCAGCAGCACGGTCATGCCGTTATCAAGCCGGATCGCCTGATACTGCCGGGTGTCTTTTTCGCTCTTACGGATAGTGTCCTGAACGGGTTGCCAACCGGAGTCTGCCTGAGTGAAGGGAGCCCAAAGGGCGATAAACAAAACAAACGCTTTGAACACGGTGCTGCCTGGCATTACGACCTCTTTATCACGGCTATCCCCGTCATACTTCAAGTTGCATGTGCGTTGGCTGCGTGCGTTCACCCCAGTCACTTACTTACGTAAGCTCCAGGGGATTCACACCCTTGCCGCCTTCCTGCAACTCGAATTATTTAGGGTAAACATCATTAACACACTGCGTGCTGGACACGCCAACATCTCTTTATTGGGGGTACATCAGTCCGTGATAAGAAGTGCATCATAAATGAACACCCCATACTGCGCAATTTTTATACAGCGCTCAGGACTGATTAAATTTAAACAACGGTAACAGGTAGCGCTTTGCCTCTTCCGTGATAGCCTCAAAGTACTCTGGTTCGAGCGTGCGCCATAAGCGCTGATACCAGACATCTTCCCCCTCGCCGCGCACCATCATGTTCCCTTCATAGGCCTGTATAAATTTACTGCGCGCTTTATGCAGAGAAGCCTCATCCGTTAACATCGCATCATTCTGTGCGTCGTAACAGGCTTTTATCCACGCACCACCACTTTCAGGTAATAACAGCAGGGGTTTGTTCATTCCCTGGAGATAGCCCTCAATGTACAAAGAGAGGTAGCGAAACGCCTGCTCTGCCTCCATTGGCGGAAAGCGCCACTCGCCCTCTTTGCGCACGAAAATCCGGCTTTCGCCTTTATGGCCCAACGCACTGTAGACAAGATGTTCCAGCCAGAGTTGCAATCCCTGTGAAACGCTGAGCAGTGAAGGCCGCCAGCGCAGCAGCCCATCAGGCTGAACCTGAGTGAGCCAGCCGGTGAGCTGGATGCCATTGCAGCTAAGATCGATTTCGAGACTTTGTCCGGGCTGACGCTGCTCCCTTACGCGCTCCGCCAGAGCGTTCATCTCCTGGCATTGCGCCTCCCAGACGATCTCCCCAAACGCGCCATAAGGCAGTTGCCCTGCCGCACGATAGCGGCGATAAAGCTTGTCAGCATCTTCCTCGTCAACCAGTGCATTCAGCAGTTGCAGATTTAACTGATAGCGCTCCAGCCCTTCCAGCGTAAAAGGCTCTGCATCCGGAATTTCGCTCTCTTCAGAGCGGAAGTTGACCTGCAATCGCTGCTGGAAGAAGGCGCGAACAGGATGCGCCCAAAAGCGTTGAAGCTGTTCAAAAGTCAGGGTGTTAATGGGCAGCGGGTCAAGTGTCTGAATGAAATCCGTATGTGCTCTCCCCTCGTTTTTCGCCGCCGGTAGCCACTCGCGGGCATAGCTCTGCTGTTCGCTAACAACGTAGTTCATCGGGTCAAACGGCATACGGCTGTGGACACAGGTGATATGCGCCTTGACCCGCTGTTCGCTTTCATCACAGTTAAGGGCTTCATCACCCGCCAGATAGTGGCTCTGGCCGATATAATCCACTAACTCCTGCACCAGAACGGAGGGGAAGCGCTCGCTGTTATCCTGAATGGAGCGGCCGATATAGCTGATATAGAGCTTACTCTGGGCAGAGATGAGCGCTTCGAGGAAAAGATAGCGGTCATCATCACGACGACTACGGTCACCCCGCTTTGGATTTGCGCTCATTAAATCGAACCCCAGCGGCGCCAGGGCGCGAGGATAAACGCCGTCATTCATGCCGAGCAAACAGACCACCTTAAAGGGGATTGAACGCATTGGCATCAGCGTGCAGATATTGATTGGGCCCGCCAGGAAACGCTGACTGATTCGCTCCTGGTCAAGACGCTGCGTCAATTCATCCCTCAGCAGCGACAATGGAATCGCCTCGTGATAGTGGGAATTCACGCCCTCGTCGACGATAGCCTGCCACTGCGTTTCAATGAGCGCCATCGCCGCTTCGGTGTCACTGTCTGGCAGGAAGAAATCATTGAGCAACGCCCTGCAAACCGGAAGCCACTCTTCAAGCGGACGCGGCTGCATTAACTCACGACGCCAGCGGTTAAGCTGCATCAGCAGAGACGCTAAATGCCCCACCAGTTCAGCAATCAAACCGCTGGACTCATCGTATGGCAGCACCTCATTCCACTCGCCCTGGCTGCTTTCCATGGCGTAGCCCAGCAGCATACGCGTCAGGCCAAACCGCCAGGTATGTTGCCCGGTCGGAGGAAGCTCGAACTCCTGGACGTTGTCGTCATCAATCCCCCAGCGCACGCCAGATTCATTCACCCACTGGCGAAGGTAGCGCAGCCCTTCCTCATTGATGTTGAAGCGTGCGGCCAGCACGGGAACATCCAGTAACGCCAGGACATCTTCCGAGATGAAGCGGCTATCCGGCAGTGAAAGCAGGGTAACAAAGGCCTGCAAGGCGGGATGCGACTGACGAGCGCGACGGTCAGAGATAGCGTAAGGCAAGTATCGCTCCCCTGTCGCACTGCCGAAAACAGCCTGAATAAAGGGGCTGTAGCTATCGATGTCTGCCACCATCACCACGATGTCACGCGGCGTGAGTTCGGGATCGTCCTGCAGCATCGCCAGCAACTGGTCGTGAAGCACTTCGACCTCACGCTGCGGGCTATGGCACACATGGATCGTGATACTACGATCGTCAGCATCCAGCTTCCGTTTGCTGTCGCTGCGTTCAAACTCTTTCGCCGTCACGCCCATAACGGCACGGTTTTCCAGATCAAGAATATCGAGCTGAATGTTATGCAGCAGGTTATCCGGGGCGATCTCGACAAAAGCATCCACATCGCCTTCACCCGATGAAGTGATATCAGAGAGCATGTGAATGTAATCACGTCCCAGCTTCCCCCATGAGGCAAGCAGCGGATTGGGCAGGTTCTGAATACCGTCTTCATCGAAAAGCTGCGCGGCGGTGGAGTCGTCTTTAAACAAAGGGACGGATCGCTCTTCAAAAAGGCGCTTTCTTTGGCGGGTTACCAGCCGCGAAAGCCAGCGTTCATCGAGGATATCCCCCCAATAGTGCCGGCAGGGGTTGGTAAACAAAATATGAATATCAATATGTTTACCCAGCGCATTCAGCGCCTTCAGATAGACAGGGGGTAATGCGGATATCCCACAGATAAAGACGCGTGACGGCAGACGGGCCGGGCGCTCCGACGCATTTTCGAGTATCGAGATAAACCGATCGTACAAATTGGCACGGTGCCACTTAGGCTGGCCCAGTTTCTCCGTATGTTCAACCAGCGCTTTCCACAGCGGCGCCTGCCAGATTTGCGCCTCCGGTAGCCCTTCAACCCGCTCACCCGCTTCCCAGCGAATTAACCAGTCAGCACGGTAAACCAGATATTGGTCGTAGAGATCGGCGGTACGGGACGCCAGCTGGAACAGCTTGCGCTTATCGGTATCGTCATTGAGATAGTGACGCAGCATGGCGAATTCATCGTGCTGCAGCATTTCCGGCAGCAGCGCCATCAGCTTCCAGCTCATGCTCTGCTTGTTGAAGGCGCTCTGCTCGGGAATGTCTGGCAATACGCGAACAAACATTTCCCAGATAAAGCTCGCCGGCAGCGGAAAATCAATATTCGCGGCAATGCCAAATTTACGGGAAAGCGACATTTGCAGCCACTGCGCCATACCGGTGCTTTGCACCAGCACCATTTCAGGCTCAAAAGGGTCGTCCAGCCGCTCGCGCTCAACGATAAATTCCATCAGCGCTTCCAGCACATCCAGACGATTTGAGTGGTAGACCCTTAACATAGACGCTCCCGACTACTGGCTAACAGGGCAATGCAGACGCGTTATCTCACCGCGCCGCCCCAGAGGCGAAAAAAGTGTAACCGTGATGCTGACACATCCTGAGTGCGTTGTCTGCACCCGACTCACCTGCCAGCCTGCGGGCAGCGCAGTCGTTGAGAGCTGAGCCTGGTTCCAGGCATAATGCCAGAGCTGGCGGTACTGGTTAAACAGGGTAAACCGCGCCGCCAGTGCCCTGTGATAACCGGCCAGTGCGGTTACGATCATCACCAGCAGCATCATCGCCAGCAGAACCTCAACCATGCTAAATCCTTTCTCTTTGTTTACGGTAGCTGGCATAACGCGCGCTCCTTAAGGGGACAAAAATCACTCCAGCCGTGGGGTGAAAAGTGAATTTTACCGTCGATTATCTCTCCTGAGCGCCAGAGCAGCAGGTCATTGCCTCCGGCAATCAGCAGCACACTCGTCTCACTCAGCCGCCGTAAACACACTCGCCACGCTGATGCCTGTTTGCACTGCGCCAGAGGCTCCGATGACCAACGCTGAACGCGTCCCCACTCAAGCGCAGATTGCACCGCGGCCTGCTGCTGAAATGAACGGCTTTCTCCGCCAACGAGCGCACTAAACGTAGTGAGTTGCTGGTTGAGACCGGTGAGGATCAGGGTACCAAGCACCAGTAAAAGCAGAACCAGCGCCAGGGAAGACATACCACGTTGACGGTTCACAAGTTGTACCCCGTGACCGTATACACCGCCTGATAAGGCTTCCCCTGCTCGCCCTTGCGGATAGCGGCCAGTTCGATAGTGAACTCAGGCGCAAACCTGGCGTGTTCAACTTTTCTCACCATAAAGTGCGTGATCACCAGCCTGTCCGGATCCGTGAGCTTTTCCCATCCTTTGCCTTCACACGAGGTTGCACCACGCAGGGTTTCCAGTGCACCCGACTCCAGACGAAAACCGGTGCTGTCGTTTTCTGATGCACTGTTATCCCAGCTGCCGTTACTGTTGGCATCCCATCGCACAATGACACAGCTACCTTGCCTGCCCGTTAACAACCCTTGTCCCGGGCAGTTACCCGCACAGTAGCCTGCCCGCTGGAGCTGTTTGCCGAGGGAAAACAGTCTCTGCCAGACCTCCTCTTCCTGTTCTCGCTGGCCGGATTGCAGTAACACCGCTCGCTGCAAACCGGGTAAAAAGAGCGATGCGCCGATCAATAACAGGCTGCTGATGGCCGTAGCAATCAGAACTTCAGTAAGGGAAAATCCCTGCTGACGCTTCAACATTGTCCCCCCTGCGAGACCTGACACATCCTGATGCGCCCTCCATCTGAGACAATAATCAGCCACGCTCCTGCACGGCTTTGCACTCTTATCCGACCTGCCCATGCCGTATCCCTTAATCCATAGAACCCGAGTGACGGCGTTACCTCGCTGACCGCGACTTCTGGCCAGAGTGGAATCAGTGCAAAGGGGCTGCCCTGCTCACAGCCTTTTACGGCAGAACTCACCAGGCATGCCCTTTCCCCCACCTGCTGCAAGGTAATGCGGTGCTCGCGGTTGTACCGGTTGGCATGGTTGCGCAGAAACACCAGGTAGTCGCGCACCTGGCTGGCGGTTTGCCACAGCCGCTGCTGCCCCTGCCAACTGCTCCAGCCGTACAGGCCTGAGGCACTGAGAATGACGACCAGCGACACAGCCACCAGCGTTTCGATAAGCGTAAAACCGTTCTCTTTTTTCATACGGGGAGTGTGGCGATGCGCCGATAAAGTGGCGAGCAGCGAATTAACGTTTTACGAGGCGTTATCCAGGGGATTAAGCGAGTTGCAGCGCGTTGCACGCTTTCTGGATAACGCCTCGGGAAACGGGATAAAGACGAAAAAAAACCGGCGCTAAATAGCACCGGTTGTGTCACGCTTTACCGCATCAGATAGCGACGGGCGCTTTGATGCCAGGGTGCGGGTCGTAGCCCTCAATCTCAAAATCATCGAAGCGGTAGTCAAAGATTGACGCCGGTTTGCACTTGATGATGAGCTTCGGCAGCGCGCGCGGTTCGCGGGTCAGCTGGAGATGGGTCTGCTCCATATGGTTGCTGTAGAGATGGGTGTCCCCACCGGTCCAGACAAAATCCCCCACTTCCAGGTCACACTGCTGCGCCATCATATGGACTAACAGCGCATAGCTGGCAATGTTAAACGGCAGGCCGAGGAACACATCACAGGAACGCTGGTAGAGCTGGCAGGAGAGCTTTCCGTCAGCGACGTAGAACTGGAAGAACGCGTGGCACGGAGCCAGCGCCATTTTGTCCAGCTCGCCCACGTTCCAGGCGGAAACAATGATTCGGCGCGAGTCCGGATCGTTTTTCAGCTGGTTCATCACGGTGGTGATCTGGTCAATATGGCGGCCATCAGGCGTTGGCCATGCGCGCCACTGCTTGCCGTAAACCGGGCCCAGGTTGCCGTTTTCATCTGCCCATTCGTCCCAGATGGAGACGTTGTTTTCGTGCAGATACGCAACGTTGGTATCGCCTTGCAGGAACCAGAGTAGTTCATGAATGATCGAGCGCAGATGGCAGCGCTTAGTCGTCACCAGAGGGAAGCCTTCCTGTAAATTGAAGCGCATCTGGTGGCCAAAAATGGAGAGCGTACCGGTGCCGGTACGGTCGTTTTTCGGCGTGCCCTCATCGAGCACTTTTTTCATCAATTCAAGATACTGTTTCATGGTTCCTCAGGAAAGTTGTTGCTGTGGACGACGACGATACGCCCAAATCATCATAATGGCACCCGCGACAATCATCGGAATGGAGAGGATCTGCCCCATGCTGATGTACTGTACCCATTCACCGGTGAACTGTGCATCCGGCTGGCGGAAGAACTCAACAATGATGCGGAACGCGCCGTAGCCAATCAGGAACAGGCCGGAGACAGACCCCATCGGGCGCGGTTTGCGAATAAACAGGTTCAGGATGATGAACAGCACGACGCCTTCCAGCGCCAGCTCATAAAGCTGGGACATATGACGCGGCAGCACGCCGTAGGTATCGAAAATGGATTGCCACTCTGGATGCGACGGCAGCAACGCCATGTCTTCTGCACGCGAGCCGGGGAACAGCATGGTGAAAGAGACGCTCGGGTCAACACGCCCCCACAGCTCACCGTTGATAAAGTTGCCCAGACGGCCAGCCCCCAGCCCAAATGGGATCAGTGGTGCGATAAAATCTGATACCTGGAAGAAGTTGCGTTTGGTGCGTTTGGCAAAAATCACCATCACCAGGATCACCCCAATCAGGCCGCCGTGGAAGGACATGCCGCCGTCCCAGACGCGGAACAGGTAGAGGGGATCGTTCAGGAATACCGGGAGGTTATAGAACAGCACATACCCAATACGGCCACCGAGGAACACGCCGAGGAAGCCCGCGTACAGCAGGTTTTCCACTTCGTTTTTGGTCCAGCCGCTGCCAGGACGGCTGGCGCGACGACCAGCAAGCCACATGGCAAAAATGAAGCCCACCAGGTACATCAAACCGTACCAGTGAAGCGAAACAGGTCCTACTGAGAAAATGACCGGATCAAATTCCGGAAAATGCAGATAACCACTGTTCATCTGTCACCACAAGATGTTGTTATTCCGCTGAAAGTGGACAGCGGTAGAAATGCGATTCTGCCTTAAGCAGAGGCTCCAAAGTTGCGAATCATAGCATAAGGCGGGCGTGGAGGATGCGCCAGAGATGTAAAAGATGTGTATAGGGTTTTATCCGCACTGGTGCCCTCTCACCACAGGGAGAGGGAATAAGAGGATTAGCGGCCGCCGCGAATCAGGCCACCCATACCGCGTCGTTCCATAAACGCCGCCACCTGGTGCCGTACCTCCGCGGACAGCTGCGCTTCAAGACTGCGCTCAGCCAGCTCGCGAGCATCATTGATGTCGATATGTCGCAACAAATACTTCACGCGTGCGACGGCACGGCCGTTCATCGACAGGTGGCGATACCCCAGACCAATCAGGATCGCGACGCACATTGAATCCCCGGCCATTTCGCCGCACAGGCGTAAATCAATGCCGTACTGCTCCGCCTCACGGGCAATCATCGCTAACGCGCGAATGATCGCCGGATGCAGACTGTCGTAAATACTGGCGACGCGGGTGTTGTTACGATCGACGGCCAGAATATATTGCGTCAGGTCGTTCGTACCGACAGAGATAAAATCAACGCGGTTAGCCAGCTGCGGCAACATAAAGACCATCGACGGCACTTCGAGCATGACACCGATCCGTGGTTTAGGGATCGCATAGCCAATCATCTCTTCCACTTCCCGGCCAGCACGTTCGATCAGGCGCCGCGCTTCGTCGATCTCATCAATACTGGTCACCATCGGCAGTAAGATGCTGAGATTCCCCGTCGCCGCGTTGGCGCGCAGCATGGCGCGCACCTGGATCAGAAAGATCTCCGGCTGATCGAGCGTAATACGGATCCCGCGCCAGCCCAGGCATGGGTTCTCTTCGCTGATCGGCATATACGGCAGCTGTTTATCCGCCCCGACATCCAGGGTACGCAGGGTGACGGGCTTGTCGTTAAACATCTGCAACATGCCCTGATACTGCGCCACCTGCTCCTCTTCGGAGGGGAAACCACTTTGCAACATAAACGGGATTTCAGTGCGGTATAAACCGATGCCGTCGATGCGGCTGCCAAGCTTCTCCTCGTGTTCCGGGCTTAAGCCCGCGTTGAGCATGACTTTGATCCGCTCTCCGCTTTTGAGTTGCGCAGGCAGGTTAACGTCATCTTCCGCCAGCTTGCTTAATTCATTCTCTTCGCTGATGAGACGCTGATATTCCTGAAGCAGAACCGGCTCAGGATCGACCAGCAGTTCACCGCGGTAACCATCAACCACCAGCGTGCGTCGGTGCAGTACCGACGGCTGGATATCCGCCCCCATAACGGTAGGAATACCCAGCGCACGTACCATAATGGCGGCATGTGAGTTGGCGGCACCATCGCGCACCACGACGCCGGCCAGCCGGTCCTGAGGCAGTTCAGCCAGCGTGGTTGCCGAGAGTTCATCGGCAACCAGGACAAACCGTTTTGGCCAGGCATTTGGCCCTTGAATGGTGTCATCCAGATGGAACAGCAGACGTTGGCCCAGCGCGCGTAAATCTCCGGCGCGCTCCTTCAGATAACCGTCAGTTAATACTGCAAACTGTTCAGCAAACTTTTCGATAACCTTTTTAACGGCCCATTCTGCTACCGAACCTTTATCCACCTCGGCAAAAAGCTCACGACGCAAACGCGCGTCTGAGAGCAGGTGCGAATAGAGGTCAAAGATAGCCGCCGTCTCTTTTTGCGCACCCGCCGCAAAGCGTTTGCTGTAGCGACGAAATTCATTCGCCGCCTCTTCCAGGGCGGCGGTAAGACGCTCGCGCTCCAGCGCTTCATCAAGCGTGGAGGCTTCGTACACCTGCTCCATTAACGGCAGCGTGGCGTCCATCCAGCCTTCAGCAATCGCCACGCCTGGCGAGGCCGGAAGAGCACGGATACGCGTATGACGATACTGACCAAAAAGCGCAGCAAGCTGAGACTGTGAGAGGATCGCCGCCATCTGTGTGGCAAGCGTAACGAGGAATGACTCTTCGCTTTCATCGTACTGACGCAGCTCACGCTGCTGGACGACCAGAACGCCGAGCAGCTGACGACGCTGGATAATTGGCACACCAAGGAAAGCGCGGAAGCGCTCTTCTTTTACGGAAGGAATGTATTTAAAACTGGGGTGTTTTTGCGCATCGGCAAGGTTGATGGGTTCCGCCAGCCGTCCAACCAGACCGACAATCCCTTCATCGAATGCGAGCGTTACGGTTCGTCCCCGTGGTTTTTTCAAACCACGGGTCGCCATCAGGTAATAGCAGCGCCGATCGTGGTCGGCCAGATACACCGAACAGACCTCGGTCTCCATCGCAAGACAGATGTCAGTAACCAGAATATTCAACGCCTCGTTCAGACGCGGAGCACTGGCCACCTTCTCGACTATTTCTCGCAAGCGGGTGAGCATGATTTGCGTAGCTTAACCTCTTTTACGTCGCCAGGCAGGTGCGCTTTGCGGCTTAGGCGGGATCTCCTGAAGCTGCATAACCACACTTGCAAACTCTTTCATCACCCTACGGTAAACATCGCGTTTAAATGACACGACCTGACGAACAGGATACCAATAGCTTACCCAGCGCCAGCCATCGAACTCCGGCGTACTGCTGGTTTGCATATTGATGTCTGAATCGTTGCCCACCAACTGCAGAAGAAACCACTTCTGTTTCTGGCCGATACAAACCGGCTTTGTGTCCCAACGCACCAAACGTTTCGGTAACTTGTAACGCAACCAGTTGCGGGTCGAGGCCAGGATGCGAACATCTTTACGGCTTAAACCGACCTCTTCAAAAAGCTCCCGGTACATCGCTTGTTCTGGGGACTCTCCCGGATTAATCCCACCTTGCGGGAACTGCCAGGAGTGCTGACCATATCGCCTTGCCCACATGACCTGGCCCTGACGATTACAAATTACTATTCCTACGTTCGGGCGGTAGCCATCGTCATCAATCACCGGACTACCCCAATCTAAACCTTATATATGAATGATTGTTTCACACTACAGGGAGGCGGTAAACCACTCTCTTACAGGCCTGCAACCTAATAACATTTGAATAACTCACAAATAAGGGCAGAGTTATAAACAGAAGTGCAGCTGCGAAGGGAATTTTATTCACCTTTTCTGTGGATATAGTTGTGAAGAAGTGTCTGATTACCCATGAACAACCTGAATCACCGTCAGGCTCCCTTTTTTAATGAAATTATATAAGATTATTATTTTCATATAGTTAAGCATGAAACCATCAACAAAAAAGAGAATAGCGTGACGATCATCACATCAGGGATCATCGTGCTGATGAAAGATCGAACAGCGTCGGTTTTATCCACAGATTGTG comes from Enterobacter kobei and encodes:
- the rppH gene encoding RNA pyrophosphohydrolase; the protein is MIDDDGYRPNVGIVICNRQGQVMWARRYGQHSWQFPQGGINPGESPEQAMYRELFEEVGLSRKDVRILASTRNWLRYKLPKRLVRWDTKPVCIGQKQKWFLLQLVGNDSDINMQTSSTPEFDGWRWVSYWYPVRQVVSFKRDVYRRVMKEFASVVMQLQEIPPKPQSAPAWRRKRG
- the ptsP gene encoding phosphoenolpyruvate--protein phosphotransferase, coding for MLTRLREIVEKVASAPRLNEALNILVTDICLAMETEVCSVYLADHDRRCYYLMATRGLKKPRGRTVTLAFDEGIVGLVGRLAEPINLADAQKHPSFKYIPSVKEERFRAFLGVPIIQRRQLLGVLVVQQRELRQYDESEESFLVTLATQMAAILSQSQLAALFGQYRHTRIRALPASPGVAIAEGWMDATLPLMEQVYEASTLDEALERERLTAALEEAANEFRRYSKRFAAGAQKETAAIFDLYSHLLSDARLRRELFAEVDKGSVAEWAVKKVIEKFAEQFAVLTDGYLKERAGDLRALGQRLLFHLDDTIQGPNAWPKRFVLVADELSATTLAELPQDRLAGVVVRDGAANSHAAIMVRALGIPTVMGADIQPSVLHRRTLVVDGYRGELLVDPEPVLLQEYQRLISEENELSKLAEDDVNLPAQLKSGERIKVMLNAGLSPEHEEKLGSRIDGIGLYRTEIPFMLQSGFPSEEEQVAQYQGMLQMFNDKPVTLRTLDVGADKQLPYMPISEENPCLGWRGIRITLDQPEIFLIQVRAMLRANAATGNLSILLPMVTSIDEIDEARRLIERAGREVEEMIGYAIPKPRIGVMLEVPSMVFMLPQLANRVDFISVGTNDLTQYILAVDRNNTRVASIYDSLHPAIIRALAMIAREAEQYGIDLRLCGEMAGDSMCVAILIGLGYRHLSMNGRAVARVKYLLRHIDINDARELAERSLEAQLSAEVRHQVAAFMERRGMGGLIRGGR